The region GGAAATTGAACGCAATGTCAAAAAAGCCGTCGCCATTGGCCATGAAAGAGTCGTTTTGCATCAAAACTGCGTTAGGTACTGAATCAGCGTTGTTGACCGAGTCGATTGTGAGGTCTGCAGCGTCCAGCGATGGATCGAAGTTGAGATAAAAGAATGCCAGGGACTCGCCGTTCGTGCCGCCGGTGAGATTTACTGCGGACATTGTCAGACGAACTGTATTGGCTCCACCAAACGAGTCGTCGAGGGTACCCGTAACCCAGGGGGTGGTCGCTGAGGAGGGTTCGGTTCCACCGCTAAACTCGAAGTCAAGTTCGAACGTTATCGACGTGGCTTGTGCGGTCGGAGCTGTCAGCCCGATCGCAAGCAGTCCGACCGCAGCGAGAAGTATCACCTTCTTCTGCAGCTGCAGCCTGAACTCAGATTCCCGATCAACTCCAGCTGTACCCATCGTCATGATCAGCATCACCTTGCCCAAACGCACATCAGCATTCCCGATCGAAACCAGATCGCACGCTTTGCGCGAGCGCGCACGAGGCGGTTTCGTCCCACTGACACATAAGTGCAACTGCTGTGCCGAAACTCTGGAATTGCCTAGAAATACTAAAACCGGCGGTTTATCAGTAGTTTAGCGAGCTCCCTGCCCTCCCGGCTCCACCTGCAGAGAGTCGAAGCAGGCCCCGCTATTCGCCTTTTGCGGAAAAAGTTTTCCCAATTCACGACGTTTCAGGCAGTGGGGCGACGGCTTGTTTAGAGCCTGCAATCGGCTTTCGAGCGTCTCACGGGCCGCGTGAACAGGGCTCCTGGGATCAATTTTCAAGAATTTAAAATAGCGTTTGTATTCAAGGGGATACGCGACACTGCGGGACCCGCCGATGCGTTGCATTTGCCTTTCGCCGACCCCGTTTTCCCTTCAGAAATTCTCGCTGTGAACCGAAAAACTCTCAGTAATGCCTCATCCGATTCTTCATCAGTCGAGTCGGCTGGACGGTCGTTCGCCGATCGCCAGACCGACTTGTCGTACGTTCGCCCTGCCCGGCGCTCAGCCCCGTGCACGCGGGACCCGTGGCATGACAGTCATCGAGCTCATGTTCGTCGTCGGTATTCTCGGTCTTCTAGCAGCCTCCACTGTCCCCTCCCTCGGCTCATGGATCGAGGATCAAAGAACCTCGGCGATAGCGCGTAGCGTGGCTGACATGCTCGCCCTGGCCCGTGCCGAGGCGATGCGC is a window of Myxococcales bacterium DNA encoding:
- a CDS encoding PEP-CTERM sorting domain-containing protein produces the protein MRLGKVMLIMTMGTAGVDRESEFRLQLQKKVILLAAVGLLAIGLTAPTAQATSITFELDFEFSGGTEPSSATTPWVTGTLDDSFGGANTVRLTMSAVNLTGGTNGESLAFFYLNFDPSLDAADLTIDSVNNADSVPNAVLMQNDSFMANGDGFFDIAFNFPQPPGQGVGRFTGGESVIYDITYTSAIDISSFLFKSEMGGGTGSYFAAAHIQRTGSGNSESGWIGAAVPEPGSATLLGLGITALGLKRRRAGR